One Aneurinibacillus migulanus genomic region harbors:
- a CDS encoding nucleotidyltransferase family protein encodes MIKNHKDIVDLIQNDDMMIEILNIVKSLKLSDCWICAGIIRNKIWDALHGFEEPTEITDVDVVYFNLTYIDEEIDKSIEERLYSVNPNINWSVKNQARMHRRNGDHPYKSTEDAVSKFPETATAIAVRLNDENNIDLLTPYGIEDLVNLIVRPTKHFIQNNFIKAEIYEDRLHKKNWEVRWHKLNIMHMT; translated from the coding sequence ATGATAAAAAATCACAAAGATATAGTTGATTTAATACAAAATGATGACATGATGATAGAGATACTTAATATTGTTAAGTCCCTTAAACTATCAGATTGTTGGATTTGTGCAGGGATTATTCGTAACAAGATTTGGGATGCTTTGCATGGTTTTGAAGAACCAACCGAGATAACAGATGTCGATGTGGTTTATTTTAATTTAACCTATATTGATGAAGAGATAGATAAGTCTATTGAGGAAAGATTATATTCCGTAAATCCGAATATAAATTGGTCAGTCAAAAATCAAGCAAGGATGCACCGACGAAATGGTGACCATCCTTATAAATCGACTGAAGATGCAGTATCGAAATTTCCTGAAACAGCAACAGCAATCGCTGTTCGTTTGAATGACGAAAATAACATTGACTTGCTAACACCTTACGGAATTGAAGACCTTGTAAACTTGATAGTTAGACCAACGAAACATTTTATCCAAAACAATTTTATTAAAGCTGAAATTTACGAGGATAGGCTACATAAAAAGAATTGGGAAGTACGATGGCAT
- a CDS encoding aminoglycoside 6-adenylyltransferase: MRTEREMMDMIMATAEEDARIRAVIMNGSRTNITVNRDCFQDYDIVYVVDDIESFISNHRWVDQFGDRIIMQMPEDMILPPAEEDGNFPYLMLFTDGKRLDLTLVPIENADELIDSDSLSMLLLDKDNRFEPFPPSSDDDYWIEPPTAKQFSDCCNEFWWCSTNVAKGLWRKELPFVKMMLEESMRNMLHYVLEWRIGINTQFSVSAGKYGKYFEKYLEEQAWNELKATYSNSDYANIWDSFFAMCSLFRNIAVRVADHFGYEYPYDEDRRVTAYLRHVQLLPEDATEIY, from the coding sequence ATGAGAACTGAACGTGAAATGATGGATATGATAATGGCTACAGCGGAAGAGGATGCGCGAATCCGCGCCGTCATCATGAACGGTTCCCGTACCAATATCACCGTTAATCGAGATTGTTTTCAAGATTACGATATTGTGTATGTCGTAGATGACATCGAATCTTTCATATCGAATCATCGCTGGGTTGATCAATTCGGTGATAGAATCATCATGCAAATGCCCGAAGATATGATTCTTCCTCCGGCTGAAGAAGACGGGAATTTTCCGTATTTAATGCTATTTACGGATGGAAAACGTTTAGACCTTACTTTAGTGCCGATAGAAAACGCGGATGAACTCATAGACTCTGATAGTTTGAGCATGCTTCTTCTTGATAAGGATAACCGATTTGAACCGTTCCCACCTTCTAGCGATGATGACTATTGGATTGAGCCACCGACGGCCAAACAATTCTCAGATTGCTGCAATGAATTTTGGTGGTGCAGCACAAATGTTGCGAAGGGGCTCTGGCGAAAAGAACTCCCCTTTGTAAAAATGATGCTGGAAGAGTCAATGCGAAATATGTTACATTACGTTCTCGAATGGCGTATTGGCATAAACACTCAATTCTCGGTAAGCGCGGGTAAATACGGTAAGTACTTTGAAAAGTACTTGGAAGAGCAAGCATGGAACGAGCTTAAAGCGACTTACTCTAACTCCGATTACGCTAATATATGGGACTCCTTTTTTGCCATGTGCAGTTTATTTCGAAACATCGCTGTCCGAGTTGCCGATCATTTCGGTTACGAATACCCGTATGACGAGGACAGAAGAGTTACAGCTTATCTTCGGCATGTTCAATTATTACCAGAAGACGCGACAGAAATATACTGA
- a CDS encoding YcdB/YcdC domain-containing protein, which translates to MLTRKWGDSLRKLESSFIIQIEKSTGRLARFFHWTEEEKETAATAPLTRKQCWEKAEQFLQHVFPDYTSYLQLEVNQENMDEELRDREFFYLPVYINNIPVNHERVMISVSTSTGKICSYIGVSYEEILERAERNFYPVLTPEKAFDRYSEHVSIRLKWFKDLDENSPVYRLLYEPTTTCQAAALSGVDRNRELKYIDACSGELIWQKV; encoded by the coding sequence ATGCTTACACGTAAATGGGGTGATTCGCTACGAAAACTAGAATCCTCATTTATAATTCAAATCGAAAAATCGACAGGGCGTTTGGCACGGTTCTTCCACTGGACTGAAGAGGAAAAAGAAACGGCTGCAACTGCACCCCTGACCCGGAAGCAATGCTGGGAGAAGGCGGAACAGTTTTTGCAACATGTTTTTCCGGATTATACTTCTTACCTTCAGCTCGAAGTGAATCAGGAAAACATGGATGAGGAACTGCGTGATCGCGAGTTTTTCTATCTACCTGTCTACATCAACAATATCCCTGTTAACCATGAACGGGTAATGATTAGTGTCAGTACTTCGACTGGGAAAATTTGCAGTTATATAGGAGTCTCTTATGAAGAGATTCTAGAGCGGGCAGAGAGGAACTTTTACCCGGTGCTTACACCCGAAAAAGCGTTTGATCGATACAGTGAGCATGTTAGCATCCGACTTAAATGGTTTAAAGACTTAGACGAGAATTCGCCAGTTTACCGCCTGCTCTATGAGCCTACCACAACTTGTCAAGCCGCTGCTCTTTCGGGCGTTGACCGTAATCGAGAATTGAAATATATCGATGCCTGCAGTGGTGAGCTCATTTGGCAAAAAGTGTGA
- a CDS encoding YcdB/YcdC domain-containing protein, translated as MLIDYETLRTKATTVVMIPDHYRLEMEDNTPKGDEKYRSFIWEDPEKNDCKIEVVLDLETGDLIRLDIDMEDKNTGNQDNSEEDAKAIADAFLMKHNPDHTAFTWVNIEERQNFRFITYREEVGGLPLPDTGCEITLDNSLNIIRYRSEQKTAPRPKWPDSIVDAKNVRQQVLSDLQMKLTMVTLYPSMYEMEGTKPEYRLVYEAIPAHRLIDAITGVDHFGIEHYMMPPSHPITPMERDNTSNLGGTLTLEESEKGKMPLNLDHPSEGLIKNIAAWELLLGIDPKLYMLEKSKDDDERIELLYKLKGKVGEGPEPEALSVDAYT; from the coding sequence ATGTTAATCGATTATGAGACACTCCGAACAAAAGCAACAACAGTTGTCATGATTCCAGATCATTACCGGCTGGAAATGGAAGATAACACACCTAAGGGTGATGAGAAATATCGATCCTTCATTTGGGAGGATCCAGAAAAAAACGACTGCAAAATTGAAGTTGTGCTGGACCTGGAAACCGGGGATTTGATAAGGCTGGATATCGATATGGAAGATAAAAATACAGGGAACCAAGACAACTCCGAAGAGGACGCGAAGGCGATCGCTGACGCTTTTCTAATGAAACATAATCCCGATCATACAGCATTCACTTGGGTAAATATCGAAGAGAGACAAAATTTTCGATTTATCACCTATAGGGAGGAGGTTGGGGGACTACCGCTTCCCGATACGGGCTGTGAAATTACACTGGATAATAGCTTAAACATCATCAGATATCGATCTGAACAAAAAACCGCCCCTAGACCAAAGTGGCCTGATAGCATCGTTGATGCAAAAAACGTGAGACAACAAGTGTTAAGTGATTTACAAATGAAACTGACAATGGTTACATTGTATCCTTCTATGTATGAAATGGAGGGAACAAAGCCTGAATATCGACTTGTCTATGAAGCGATTCCGGCTCATCGATTGATCGACGCCATTACAGGCGTTGATCACTTTGGAATCGAACATTATATGATGCCTCCTAGTCACCCAATTACTCCGATGGAAAGAGATAATACCAGTAACTTGGGTGGTACACTAACATTGGAAGAAAGCGAAAAGGGAAAAATGCCGCTGAACCTGGATCATCCAAGTGAGGGGTTGATCAAAAACATCGCAGCCTGGGAGCTGTTGCTTGGTATCGATCCAAAGTTATATATGCTTGAGAAATCGAAGGATGACGATGAGAGGATTGAATTGCTATATAAGCTTAAAGGGAAAGTAGGTGAAGGGCCAGAACCAGAAGCACTTTCTGTGGATGCTTACACGTAA